From the genome of Bacillota bacterium, one region includes:
- a CDS encoding extracellular solute-binding protein, giving the protein MVTRNGGRYGKALMRLAALCVVLLTLATLTSGAAPARTKILYWTGWGGSELEDLKRIIDEGFNKQQDAIEVETVTIFGAYEKLLAAIAGGQAPDLVSAVWEYQLPSLAARKALRPLDDFVQTSTVVKAEDYWPRLWQSLQYQGKIYGLPITTNAKFLAFNVDMAVAAGLDPGRPPRTTAELDLWARKLTRMDSQG; this is encoded by the coding sequence ATGGTGACGAGGAACGGCGGGCGGTACGGGAAGGCTCTCATGAGGCTGGCAGCGCTGTGTGTCGTGCTCCTCACCCTGGCCACACTCACATCCGGAGCTGCCCCGGCCAGGACCAAGATTCTCTACTGGACGGGATGGGGAGGGAGTGAGCTCGAGGATCTGAAGCGCATCATCGACGAAGGCTTCAACAAACAGCAGGATGCTATCGAGGTCGAGACCGTCACCATCTTCGGCGCCTATGAGAAGCTCTTGGCGGCAATCGCGGGCGGTCAGGCACCTGACTTGGTCTCCGCCGTCTGGGAGTATCAGCTTCCTTCCCTCGCCGCACGTAAAGCTTTACGGCCTTTGGATGACTTCGTGCAGACTTCGACCGTAGTCAAGGCGGAAGACTACTGGCCGCGCCTCTGGCAGTCCCTGCAGTACCAGGGAAAGATATACGGCCTGCCCATCACCACCAACGCCAAGTTCCTGGCCTTCAACGTCGACATGGCCGTGGCCGCGGGCCTGGACCCGGGCAGGCCGCCCCGAACCACCGCTGAACTCGACCTCTGGGCCAGGAAGCTGACCCGGATGGATTCCCAGGGC